Proteins encoded together in one Cyanobium sp. ATX 6F1 window:
- a CDS encoding CbiX/SirB N-terminal domain-containing protein, with product MTDLPSPLLLVVHGRAGGEIPEELQALAAAVEESRKSPVRLQALSACEQPAFPSPEQRLSGLTLVPLFLLPGHHVRHDIKVIAADWRRQGPLRRLPFLGAWPLWQRALAEAGAEVRVAGRQPVWWHHPLEGPLAARYLRHLERVIEAPCRPAEGADSYTQASPARDQVALPLALAANRLTDQLGPPLLQRLRFHQVLLQRLVALP from the coding sequence TGGTGCACGGCCGCGCCGGTGGGGAGATTCCTGAAGAGCTGCAGGCGCTGGCCGCGGCGGTGGAGGAGTCCCGTAAGAGCCCGGTGCGACTCCAGGCCCTCTCGGCGTGCGAACAGCCAGCCTTCCCGTCACCGGAGCAGCGGCTCTCGGGTCTCACCCTGGTGCCCCTGTTCCTGTTGCCCGGCCATCACGTGCGCCATGACATCAAGGTCATCGCCGCCGATTGGCGACGGCAGGGTCCCCTGCGGCGCCTGCCGTTCCTCGGGGCCTGGCCCCTCTGGCAGCGGGCCCTGGCGGAGGCGGGCGCCGAGGTGCGCGTGGCGGGACGTCAGCCGGTCTGGTGGCACCACCCGCTCGAAGGCCCCCTGGCCGCGCGCTATCTGCGCCACCTGGAGCGGGTGATCGAAGCCCCCTGTCGGCCCGCTGAGGGGGCTGATTCATACACTCAGGCCAGCCCCGCCAGGGACCAGGTGGCGCTGCCCCTGGCTCTGGCGGCCAACCGTCTCACCGATCAGCTCGGCCCACCTCTGTTGCAACGCCTCCGATTCCATCAGGTTCTGCTGCAACGGCTCGTTGCCCTGCCATGA